From the Mangifera indica cultivar Alphonso chromosome 10, CATAS_Mindica_2.1, whole genome shotgun sequence genome, one window contains:
- the LOC123227383 gene encoding phospholipase A1-II 1-like, whose product MANWKKLSGEKNWEGLLKPLNTNLGNSIKLYGERVQVIYDSVNSEDETRPAYAKEDLFSEAAIKTGTFGNLYTVTDYIFANSDVASWIDWKVEDQSAWFGYVAVATDEGKKVMGRRDILISWRGTLSLAEWFKNAQFDQVSASEIFGKSHDPQVHKGFLSIYTSPNTEPSSSKLSARDQVLNAVKNLVNKPEYRKEEISITVAGHSLGAALATLNATDIVTNQYNKRTGSNKACMVTAFVFASPKVGNEGFRKVFNALSNLHLLRIENRLDIVTDLPPSSISYKKVGMKLRIKSHKSALLNFTDGLQLHDIIPESHSLKEYLQGVTARQSQLGKLQSEL is encoded by the exons ATGGCGAACTGGAAGAAGCTTAGTGGCGAGAAGAATTGGGAGGGCCTGTTGAAACCTCTGAACACCAATCTGGGAAACTCTATAAAACTCTATGGTGAAAGAGTTCAAGTTATTTATGACTCGGTTAACTCAGAAGATGAAACACGTCCAGCTTATGCAAAGGAAGACTTATTTTCTGAAGCTGCCATTAAAACAGGTACATTTGGGAATTTATACACTGTGACTGACTATATTTTTGCAAACTCAGACGTTGCTTCCTGGATCGACTGGAAGGTGGAGGACCAGTCTGCGTGGTTTGGGTATGTTGCTGTGGCCACAGATGAAGGAAAGAAAGTGATGGGAAGAAGAGACATTTTGATTAGCTGGAGAGGAACTCTTTCTCTGGCTGAGTGGTTCAAGAATGCTCAATTCGATCAAGTGTCAGCTTCTGAGATTTTTGGGAAGAGCCATGATCCACAAGTGCACAAAGGGTTTCTCTCAATCTACACATCGCCTAATACTGAACCCTCCTCCAGTAAATTGAGTGCTAGAGACCAG GTGCTGAATGCTGTTAAGAATCTGGTGAACAAGCCCGAGTACAGGAAAGAGGAAATCAGTATAACAGTAGCAGGTCACAGTCTGGGTGCTGCTCTTGCAACATTGAACGCAACTGATATAGTTACCAATCAATACAATAAGCGCACAGGTTCGAACAAAGCATGCATGGTCACGGCCTTTGTCTTCGCCAGCCCCAAGGTTGGAAACGAAGGCTTCAGGAAAGTGTTCAATGCACTCAGCAATCTTCATCTCCTGCGCATTGAAAACAGATTGGACATCGTTACTGATCTTCCTCCTTCTTCTATTTCCTACAAAAAAGTGGGCATGAAGTTAAGAATCAAGAGTCACAAGTCGGCATTATTGAATTTTACAGACGGGCTTCAGCTTCATGACATAATACCTGAGTCGCACAGCTTGAAGGAGTATCTCCAAGGAGTCACAGCCAGGCAATCACAGTTGGGGAAGCTTCAGAGTGAACTCTAA
- the LOC123226871 gene encoding phospholipase A1-IIgamma-like isoform X1, with the protein MANWKKLSGEKNWEGLLKPLNTNLGNYIKLYGERVQVIYDSVNSEDETRPGYAKEDLFSEAAIETGTFGNLYTVTDYIFANSDVASWIDWMVEDQSAWFGYVAVATDEEKKVMGRRDILISWRGTLSLAEWFKNAQFDQVSASEIFGKSHDPQVHEGFLSIYTSPNTEPSSSKLSARDQVLNAVKNLVNKPEYRKEEISITVAGHSLGAALATLNATDIVTNQYNKRTGSNKACMVTAFVFASPKVGNEGFRKVFNALSNLHLLRIENRLDIVTDLPPSSISYKKVGMKLRIKSHKSALLNFTDGLQLHDIIPESHSLKEYLQGVTARQSQLGKLQSKL; encoded by the exons ATGGCGAACTGGAAGAAGCTTAGTGGCGAGAAGAATTGGGAGGGCTTGTTGAAACCTCTGAACACCAATCTGGGAAACTATATAAAACTCTATGGTGAAAGAGTTCAAGTTATTTATGACTCGGTTAACTCAGAAGATGAAACACGTCCAGGTTATGCAAAGGAAGACTTATTTTCTGAAGCTGCCATTGAAACAGGTACATTTGGGAATTTATACACTGTGACTGACTATATTTTTGCAAACTCAGACGTTGCTTCCTGGATCGACTGGATGGTGGAGGACCAGTCTGCGTGGTTTGGGTATGTTGCTGTGGCCACagatgaagaaaagaaagtgatgGGAAGAAGAGACATTTTGATTAGCTGGAGAGGAACTCTTTCTCTGGCTGAGTGGTTCAAGAATGCTCAATTCGATCAAGTGTCAGCTTCTGAGATTTTTGGGAAGAGCCATGATCCACAAGTGCACGAAGGGTTTCTCTCAATCTACACATCGCCTAATACTGAACCCTCCTCCAGTAAATTGAGTGCTAGAGACCAG GTGCTGAATGCTGTTAAGAATCTGGTGAACAAGCCCGAGTACAGGAAAGAGGAAATCAGTATAACAGTAGCAGGTCACAGTCTCGGTGCAGCTCTTGCAACATTGAACGCAACTGATATAGTTACCAATCAATACAATAAGCGCACAGGTTCGAACAAAGCATGCATGGTCACGGCCTTTGTCTTCGCCAGCCCCAAGGTTGGAAACGAAGGATTCAGGAAAGTGTTCAATGCACTCAGCAATCTTCATCTCCTGCGCATTGAAAACAGATTGGACATCGTTACTGATCTTCCTCCTTCTTCTATTTCCTACAAAAAAGTGGGCATGAAGTTAAGAATCAAGAGTCACAAGTCGGCATTATTGAATTTTACAGACGGGCTTCAGCTTCATGACATAATACCTGAGTCGCACAGCTTGAAGGAGTATCTCCAAGGAGTCACAGCCAGGCAATCACAGTTGGGGAAGCTTCAGAGTAAACTGTAA